Proteins encoded in a region of the Bacillota bacterium LX-D genome:
- a CDS encoding SDR family oxidoreductase: MNKTVLITGGAKGIGKATAEIFAKHQYNVVINYFNSEEAAKNLESSLREQGYSALAIRADVTKRVQTEEMIENVYLTLGAIDVLVNNAGISQSKLFTDISEEDWDTMINVHLKGMFNCCKMVVPKMINNKEGKIINISSIWGMVGASCEVSYSTAKAGMIGFTKALAKELGPSNIQVNCVAPGAVETDMLSSLNEEDKKLLMEETPLMRLGKAEEIANLVYYLATQDADFITGQVISPNGGLVI; this comes from the coding sequence ATGAATAAAACCGTTTTAATTACTGGTGGGGCAAAGGGAATAGGAAAAGCAACAGCAGAAATTTTTGCCAAACACCAATACAATGTGGTTATTAATTACTTTAATTCTGAAGAGGCAGCAAAGAACTTAGAGAGTAGCCTAAGAGAACAAGGTTATTCAGCACTTGCAATTCGTGCCGATGTAACAAAAAGGGTACAAACAGAGGAAATGATAGAAAATGTTTATCTGACTCTTGGGGCAATAGATGTTTTAGTAAATAATGCAGGTATATCACAATCCAAACTTTTTACCGATATTAGTGAGGAAGATTGGGACACAATGATCAATGTCCATTTAAAAGGGATGTTTAATTGCTGCAAGATGGTTGTTCCGAAAATGATTAATAATAAGGAAGGGAAAATTATCAATATATCGTCTATCTGGGGAATGGTCGGTGCTTCATGTGAGGTTAGTTATTCTACTGCTAAAGCGGGAATGATAGGTTTTACCAAAGCGTTGGCCAAAGAATTAGGCCCTTCAAACATCCAAGTAAATTGTGTTGCCCCTGGTGCCGTTGAAACGGATATGTTGAGTTCTTTGAATGAGGAAGATAAAAAATTATTGATGGAAGAGACACCACTGATGAGGCTTGGTAAAGCTGAAGAAATTGCAAATTTAGTATATTATCTTGCTACGCAAGATGCTGATTTTATTACAGGCCAAGTTATTAGTCCTAATGGCGGGTTGGTTATTTAA
- a CDS encoding APC family permease: MSESTVSLEKIGYSQELKRVLKLKDLVIYGIAFMTPIAPAYIYGYAGVTTGGMLSLAYVVAMIAMMFTAYSYGQMASAFPIAGSTYSYTQRAINPHLGFFAGWAMFMDYVLVPLIVFMVGAAYANALIPAVPYWAWVLIIAAIITIVNIIGIEMAAKTNNLLVLFMGIVVAIFVIYCVKAVLGGTGTATLFSIKPFFNSETFATTAIISGAAMACFSFLGFDSITTLSEEALNPKDDIWKAAILSCLLGGLLFIVQAYVAQLVWPDVSTYPSADTALFDIAKVAGGTVLATLYTAAVIVSTLTAGLTGQASASRLMFGMGRDEVLPKKFFTYLHPKFKTPIYNIILMCTVSVIGALILPISLVAELMNFGALAGFMCVNLSVIAYYFFRKKERNFFSYLLIPALGFIICFYLWIHLSPLTLKVGFTWLAIGIVYALITTKGFKKTPPILREM; the protein is encoded by the coding sequence ATGAGTGAATCTACTGTTAGCCTGGAGAAAATAGGCTACTCACAAGAATTAAAGCGTGTCTTAAAGCTAAAGGATTTAGTTATTTATGGCATAGCTTTTATGACTCCAATTGCACCAGCTTATATTTATGGCTACGCCGGTGTCACGACTGGAGGTATGCTTTCTCTAGCCTATGTCGTTGCTATGATAGCGATGATGTTTACAGCTTATAGTTATGGACAGATGGCCTCAGCTTTCCCAATAGCTGGCTCTACCTATTCTTATACTCAGCGAGCTATAAATCCTCATCTAGGTTTTTTTGCAGGCTGGGCTATGTTTATGGACTATGTTTTAGTTCCCTTAATTGTTTTCATGGTGGGGGCAGCCTATGCCAATGCCTTAATTCCTGCTGTACCTTATTGGGCTTGGGTATTAATAATTGCCGCTATTATCACTATAGTTAATATTATAGGAATCGAAATGGCTGCCAAAACTAATAATCTTCTTGTTCTCTTTATGGGAATTGTAGTTGCTATTTTTGTTATTTATTGTGTTAAAGCGGTTTTAGGTGGTACCGGTACAGCAACATTATTTTCTATTAAACCTTTCTTTAATAGCGAAACTTTTGCTACCACTGCCATTATTTCCGGGGCGGCCATGGCATGCTTTTCGTTTCTAGGTTTTGATTCTATTACAACCTTATCGGAGGAAGCCTTAAATCCTAAAGATGATATCTGGAAAGCCGCTATTCTTTCTTGCCTCTTGGGCGGATTATTATTCATCGTTCAAGCTTATGTAGCACAACTTGTCTGGCCTGATGTGAGTACTTACCCATCGGCGGATACGGCGCTCTTCGATATTGCCAAAGTTGCTGGAGGTACAGTTCTTGCTACTCTTTATACAGCTGCGGTAATTGTTTCCACTTTAACTGCGGGCTTAACTGGCCAGGCCAGTGCTTCCCGTTTGATGTTTGGTATGGGTCGCGATGAAGTACTGCCTAAAAAGTTTTTTACTTACTTACACCCTAAATTCAAGACACCAATTTACAATATCATTCTCATGTGTACTGTTAGCGTAATTGGTGCTCTTATTCTTCCTATTTCCCTTGTAGCAGAACTAATGAATTTTGGGGCTTTGGCAGGCTTTATGTGTGTGAATTTATCAGTTATTGCCTATTATTTTTTCCGTAAAAAAGAAAGAAATTTCTTTAGTTATCTGCTAATTCCTGCATTAGGGTTTATTATTTGTTTTTATCTATGGATTCATTTATCTCCTTTAACCTTAAAAGTAGGGTTCACATGGCTGGCAATTGGAATCGTCTATGCACTAATTACAACTAAGGGTTTCAAGAAAACTCCACCGATTTTGCGAGAAATGTGA
- a CDS encoding ADP-ribosylglycohydrolase family protein translates to MLGAIIGDIVGSVFEFNNIKVKTFDLFSPKSTFTDDTVLIVATMDALLNNKPFLVAYKEWFRKYPNSGYGRSFLEWANSANNEPYNSWGNGSAMRVSPIGVYLNSVEEVLEKSKESAAVTHNHIEGIKGAQATASAVFLARSAKTKIEIKNYIEEKFKYNLNESIESIRTWYTYDVSCQGSVPQAIIAFLESNNFEDAIRNAISIGGDSDTIACITGAIAEAYYKNIPETIMAEAFNRLDDEMLLLVNRFYKNLG, encoded by the coding sequence ATGTTAGGGGCAATAATAGGCGATATTGTAGGTTCTGTCTTTGAGTTTAATAATATAAAGGTAAAGACATTTGATTTATTCTCACCAAAATCAACATTTACTGATGATACAGTTTTGATTGTTGCAACAATGGATGCTCTATTAAATAATAAACCATTTCTTGTAGCGTATAAAGAATGGTTCAGGAAATATCCAAATAGTGGCTACGGAAGAAGCTTTCTGGAATGGGCCAATTCTGCAAATAATGAGCCGTATAATAGCTGGGGTAATGGCTCTGCAATGAGAGTTAGCCCTATAGGAGTATACTTAAATAGTGTTGAAGAGGTTCTAGAAAAATCTAAAGAGAGTGCAGCAGTGACACACAATCATATAGAGGGTATAAAAGGTGCTCAGGCTACAGCATCTGCAGTATTTCTTGCCCGATCCGCCAAAACTAAAATAGAAATTAAAAATTACATTGAGGAAAAATTCAAATACAATTTAAACGAATCTATTGAGAGTATTAGAACATGGTATACGTATGATGTGTCATGCCAGGGAAGTGTTCCACAAGCAATAATTGCATTTTTAGAGTCCAATAATTTTGAAGATGCTATCAGAAATGCAATTTCAATTGGTGGAGATAGTGACACAATTGCCTGTATAACTGGTGCAATAGCAGAAGCTTATTATAAAAATATACCTGAAACTATTATGGCCGAAGCTTTCAACAGACTTGATGACGAGATGTTATTACTAGTTAATAGATTCTATAAAAATTTAGGTTAG
- a CDS encoding uracil-DNA glycosylase — translation MMKGLNELKAAIGNCTNCTLYETRSCVVMDEERERVILLLLGEAPGGHEDRISGKPFSGEAGHILTDLLEKVGLKRNQCYITNSVKCRPTKPSQKGRYGPYANRKPKVSEIKACRCFLENEISLLKPKVIATLGGVPLGSILHKSSVRLEEYHGKPFFSQEFNCYVFPLYHPASIIYRPRLGQVYEEDLNKLKIFLSNKFNEKG, via the coding sequence ATGATGAAGGGTTTAAATGAGTTAAAAGCAGCCATTGGAAACTGTACCAACTGTACGTTATATGAAACTAGAAGCTGTGTAGTTATGGATGAAGAAAGGGAAAGAGTTATTTTACTATTACTAGGAGAAGCGCCAGGAGGACATGAGGATAGAATCTCAGGAAAGCCCTTTTCAGGGGAGGCAGGACATATTTTAACAGATTTGTTAGAGAAGGTAGGCTTAAAGCGCAATCAATGTTATATTACTAATTCCGTAAAATGCCGTCCTACAAAGCCTTCACAGAAGGGAAGGTATGGACCTTACGCTAATCGCAAACCAAAAGTTTCTGAAATCAAAGCTTGTCGTTGTTTTTTAGAAAACGAAATTTCTTTACTAAAGCCTAAAGTAATCGCTACCCTGGGGGGAGTACCATTGGGCAGTATTTTACATAAATCTTCTGTTCGACTTGAGGAATACCATGGAAAACCATTTTTTTCTCAAGAATTTAATTGCTATGTTTTTCCTCTCTACCATCCAGCTAGTATTATTTACCGTCCCAGACTAGGACAAGTCTATGAAGAAGACTTAAATAAATTAAAGATTTTTTTAAGCAATAAATTTAATGAAAAAGGCTAA
- a CDS encoding methylated-DNA--[protein]-cysteine S-methyltransferase, with translation MKYIFFYKTEIGKIGIAENRNAISNLYFPKEQIPQDAVIYETEILKEAGNQLQSYLSGGLKNFTLPLAPVGTEFMLCVWESLRSIPYGKTRSYQEIAQSLGNKKASRAVGLANNRNPIPIFIPCHRVIGANGKLTGYRGGLQIKTQLLELEKQYGNV, from the coding sequence ATGAAATATATATTTTTCTATAAAACTGAAATTGGGAAAATAGGAATAGCTGAAAATAGAAACGCTATTTCCAATTTATATTTCCCAAAAGAGCAGATCCCTCAGGATGCTGTCATATATGAAACAGAAATACTAAAAGAGGCAGGCAATCAATTGCAGAGCTATCTTTCAGGAGGACTAAAAAATTTTACGCTTCCCCTCGCTCCCGTTGGCACTGAGTTTATGCTGTGTGTTTGGGAAAGCTTGCGCTCTATCCCATATGGCAAAACGCGTAGCTATCAGGAAATAGCACAAAGCTTAGGTAATAAAAAAGCGTCCAGAGCCGTTGGACTTGCCAACAACCGTAATCCGATTCCGATTTTTATCCCTTGCCATCGGGTAATCGGTGCAAATGGAAAGCTGACCGGCTATCGGGGCGGACTGCAGATCAAGACACAACTATTGGAGTTAGAAAAACAATATGGAAATGTTTAA
- a CDS encoding metalloregulator ArsR/SmtB family transcription factor — MINKKSDLQDLAEKAEFLKIIAHPVRLCILKGLLEEKKCNVSKMQDCLEIPQSTISQHLAKLRTAGIITAQRSGVEVYYSIANFKVRNILTVLFDLI, encoded by the coding sequence ATGATAAATAAAAAAAGCGATTTACAAGATCTAGCTGAAAAAGCTGAATTTTTAAAAATCATAGCCCATCCAGTCCGTCTATGTATCTTAAAAGGACTATTGGAGGAAAAAAAATGTAATGTCAGCAAAATGCAGGACTGCTTGGAAATTCCTCAATCAACTATTTCCCAGCATTTAGCTAAATTGCGTACAGCAGGAATCATAACTGCCCAAAGATCTGGTGTTGAAGTGTATTACAGCATCGCAAATTTTAAAGTCAGAAATATTTTAACAGTCTTATTCGATCTAATCTAA
- a CDS encoding FAD-dependent oxidoreductase gives MNQKILIVGGVAGGASAAARLRRLNEDAEIILFEKGEYISFANCGLPYHVSKVISQRQQLLVQTVESMKNRFNIDIRVKNEVLKINRQNKEVTVLNHLTGETYTENYNILLLSPGASPIHPNLPGIEHPNIFSLRNMTDMDNIISAVEQSTKGEAVIIGGGFIGIEMAENLHQLGFKISLVDLADQLMLNLDREMAAIIHNQVRQKGISLYLKNSVTEFKQKGDFITVVLQNGEKINANIVILAIGINPSTQLAKEAGLELGMKGTIKVDSCFRTSDPDIYAVGDAIETVDFLTGKPAWLPLAGPANRQGRLVADIIFGHKTTYTGVQGTSIAKIFDLNVASTGKNERSLQNEGTKYFASFTHTNSHAGYYPGSTPLTIKLLFAENGKILGAQVIGRNGVDKRIDVLATALRLGATVQDLSSLELAYAPPFSSAKDPVNIAGYVAGNILQGDLNIIHWNQLNSLDPASSVILDVREKAELEMGYIPGAVNIPLGQLRKRIAELPKNKEIIIYCQVGLRGYIASRILMQKGFSKVKNLSGGFKTWQSIATDLNYQIAYPNHKEKKTENLAEKQVAASQNLIKANRYQLDACGLQCPGPIIQVSKKMENLAEGDILEVLVTDPGFSSDIQAWCDRTGHVLLSSTQAGNKFSVQIQKQSRTVAQSNNNAIELPEDKTIVVFSGDLDKAIASFIIANGAVSMGRKVTMFFTFCGLNILRKPQKVKACKSLLDKMFGMMMPRGSKRLGLSKMNMLGIGPKMIRYVMNNKNIESLESLIGMAKLAGIRLVACQMSMDVMGITKEELIEGIEIGGVATYLAAAETSNVNLFI, from the coding sequence ATGAATCAAAAAATTTTAATTGTTGGCGGTGTAGCCGGAGGTGCCAGTGCAGCAGCTCGTTTAAGGCGCTTAAATGAAGACGCTGAGATTATTCTTTTTGAAAAAGGTGAGTATATTTCTTTTGCCAATTGTGGGTTACCTTATCATGTGAGCAAAGTAATTTCCCAAAGGCAGCAGCTGTTAGTGCAGACTGTAGAAAGTATGAAGAACCGTTTTAATATCGATATTCGAGTTAAAAATGAAGTATTAAAAATCAATCGCCAGAATAAAGAGGTGACTGTCCTAAATCATCTTACCGGTGAAACCTATACTGAAAATTACAATATACTTCTACTATCTCCAGGTGCTTCCCCAATTCATCCTAATCTGCCGGGCATAGAGCATCCTAATATTTTCAGCTTACGCAATATGACCGACATGGATAACATTATTAGTGCCGTTGAACAATCAACAAAAGGAGAAGCAGTTATTATCGGTGGAGGTTTTATTGGTATTGAAATGGCCGAAAACTTGCATCAACTAGGATTTAAAATTAGCTTAGTTGATCTGGCAGACCAACTGATGCTTAATTTAGATCGAGAAATGGCAGCCATTATCCACAATCAGGTTAGACAAAAAGGAATAAGCTTATATTTAAAAAATAGTGTTACGGAATTTAAACAAAAGGGAGATTTTATTACTGTTGTACTGCAAAACGGTGAAAAAATCAATGCAAACATCGTCATCTTAGCAATAGGCATAAATCCCTCAACCCAACTGGCCAAAGAAGCCGGACTAGAATTAGGTATGAAAGGCACAATTAAAGTAGATTCCTGTTTCCGTACTTCTGACCCTGATATTTATGCTGTTGGTGACGCTATTGAAACTGTAGATTTTCTCACTGGCAAACCAGCATGGCTGCCGTTAGCAGGACCTGCCAACCGTCAAGGACGCTTAGTTGCTGATATTATTTTTGGACACAAGACAACTTATACTGGAGTTCAAGGTACTTCAATTGCCAAAATATTTGACTTAAATGTTGCTTCTACCGGAAAAAACGAAAGATCATTACAAAATGAAGGCACCAAGTATTTTGCTTCATTTACTCATACTAATTCACACGCAGGATATTACCCTGGATCTACTCCTCTTACAATTAAGTTATTATTTGCAGAAAATGGTAAAATATTAGGCGCCCAGGTAATTGGACGCAACGGCGTAGATAAGAGAATTGATGTTTTAGCTACGGCTTTACGTTTAGGAGCTACAGTCCAAGATTTAAGCAGCCTAGAATTAGCCTATGCTCCACCTTTTTCTTCTGCTAAAGACCCTGTTAATATAGCTGGTTATGTTGCTGGTAATATTTTGCAAGGCGATTTAAACATCATTCACTGGAATCAGCTAAATTCACTAGATCCAGCAAGTTCTGTAATCCTTGATGTTAGGGAAAAGGCAGAATTAGAAATGGGCTATATTCCTGGTGCAGTTAACATCCCTTTGGGGCAATTGCGTAAGCGTATTGCCGAATTACCAAAGAATAAAGAAATTATCATCTACTGCCAAGTTGGCCTAAGAGGATATATCGCATCACGGATACTCATGCAGAAAGGATTTTCAAAAGTAAAAAATTTAAGCGGCGGCTTTAAAACTTGGCAATCAATAGCAACTGACCTTAATTACCAAATTGCTTATCCAAATCACAAAGAAAAAAAAACTGAAAATTTAGCCGAAAAACAAGTTGCCGCTTCCCAGAACTTAATAAAGGCCAATAGGTATCAACTGGATGCTTGCGGTTTGCAATGCCCTGGCCCTATTATTCAAGTTTCAAAAAAAATGGAAAATTTGGCTGAGGGAGATATTTTAGAAGTATTGGTTACAGATCCTGGATTTTCCAGCGATATCCAAGCTTGGTGCGATCGAACTGGCCATGTGCTTTTAAGCTCTACACAAGCAGGCAATAAATTTAGTGTCCAAATTCAAAAACAGTCTCGGACTGTTGCTCAATCTAATAATAATGCTATAGAACTACCTGAAGATAAAACAATAGTTGTTTTTAGTGGAGATTTGGATAAAGCTATTGCCTCATTCATTATTGCTAATGGTGCAGTCTCCATGGGCAGGAAAGTTACCATGTTCTTTACCTTTTGTGGTCTAAACATTTTGCGTAAACCTCAAAAAGTAAAAGCATGTAAAAGTCTTTTAGACAAAATGTTTGGAATGATGATGCCAAGGGGAAGTAAACGACTTGGGCTATCAAAAATGAATATGCTTGGTATTGGGCCAAAAATGATTCGCTACGTGATGAATAACAAAAATATTGAGTCTCTAGAATCTTTAATTGGGATGGCTAAACTTGCTGGAATTCGTTTAGTAGCTTGCCAAATGTCTATGGACGTAATGGGAATAACTAAGGAGGAACTGATTGAAGGGATAGAAATAGGAGGAGTTGCTACATATTTAGCAGCTGCAGAAACCTCAAATGTGAACCTATTTATTTAG
- a CDS encoding glutamine synthetase: protein MNILDNVPYDNLLFYIPGSKYTKREIVQILKSHPEIKFVSMVGVDLGGNDTDEKIPIEYFFKHIDQFLGGGVQTDGSSVVLPGIATLNDGKVDLIPDSSVNWFVDYNYEFRDASNNYPVGTLRIPSFLMHNGIRVDSRSILENATEKFKQEIMSLLKNNSHLTKELQIDANDIEEIQLTSATELEFWVKTPDDKADIDELSASQVMQEQYWKRTKGQVRTALEKSLIFLDKYGLTAEMGHKEVGGVKAKIDSEGKHTHIMEQLEIDWKYAKALQAADNELLARAIVKETFQHYGLEVTFMAKPIEGVAGNGEHTHVGVTLNLKNGTTKNLFAPVNTNKDYLNVFGWGALMGILKNYEVINPFISSTNDSLNRLKPGFEAPICIVGSIGHDLKTPSRNRTVLVGLIRDLNNPLATRFEVRSPNPHTNTYLTLAAIYQAMLDGIKNAVESKKSSQELEADFSKPAGQDSFYLEKDRAYRSEEDVFEHYSEIERNKLFGVPPATVWENLENFSKYPEKKQVLLTNEVFNEDILRSYSLATRVRWITELKNRIIPENANLIRSFQQLHKNETNSDLDEVRWTKISELRNYLLKDTLQQKSLFTQLYEAIEAEDFGQVSRLQLEMADKMDEVKKLYHIYSCNILDMGSMHNFV, encoded by the coding sequence ATGAACATTTTAGATAATGTTCCTTACGATAACTTACTATTTTATATTCCAGGTAGTAAGTACACAAAAAGGGAAATAGTTCAGATTTTAAAATCTCATCCGGAAATTAAGTTTGTTTCAATGGTAGGAGTTGATTTAGGAGGAAACGATACAGATGAAAAAATTCCTATAGAATACTTCTTTAAGCATATTGATCAATTTTTAGGTGGGGGCGTGCAAACAGACGGTTCCAGTGTTGTTCTACCAGGCATCGCTACTTTAAATGATGGTAAAGTAGATTTAATTCCAGATTCTTCAGTAAATTGGTTTGTTGATTATAATTATGAGTTTAGAGATGCATCTAATAACTATCCTGTAGGAACTTTGCGCATCCCTTCTTTTTTAATGCATAATGGTATTCGTGTGGACTCAAGGTCTATTTTAGAAAATGCCACTGAAAAATTTAAGCAAGAAATAATGAGCCTCTTAAAAAACAATTCACATCTTACTAAGGAACTACAAATAGATGCTAATGATATCGAAGAAATACAGCTTACTTCTGCTACTGAACTGGAATTTTGGGTAAAAACACCTGACGATAAGGCAGATATTGATGAATTATCGGCTTCTCAGGTTATGCAAGAACAATATTGGAAAAGAACAAAAGGCCAAGTTAGAACTGCCCTAGAGAAATCCCTTATTTTTTTAGATAAATATGGTCTAACAGCTGAAATGGGTCATAAAGAGGTTGGAGGAGTTAAAGCTAAAATCGATTCCGAAGGAAAACATACTCATATTATGGAGCAGCTGGAAATTGATTGGAAATACGCTAAAGCATTACAAGCCGCCGATAATGAATTATTAGCAAGAGCTATAGTCAAAGAAACCTTTCAACATTATGGCTTGGAAGTTACATTTATGGCGAAACCGATTGAGGGTGTTGCGGGAAACGGAGAACACACCCATGTAGGTGTTACTTTGAACCTAAAAAATGGAACAACTAAAAACCTTTTTGCTCCAGTTAATACTAACAAAGACTATTTAAATGTATTTGGTTGGGGGGCTTTAATGGGTATACTTAAAAACTACGAGGTAATTAACCCCTTTATCAGTTCTACTAATGATTCTCTCAACCGTTTAAAACCTGGTTTTGAAGCTCCTATTTGTATTGTTGGTTCAATCGGTCATGATTTAAAAACTCCATCAAGAAACAGAACAGTTTTAGTTGGTTTAATCAGAGATTTAAACAATCCCCTAGCAACAAGATTTGAGGTAAGATCACCAAATCCTCATACTAATACTTATTTGACTTTAGCAGCTATATATCAAGCAATGCTTGATGGAATTAAAAATGCTGTTGAATCCAAAAAAAGTTCTCAAGAGCTGGAAGCAGATTTTTCTAAGCCTGCTGGACAGGATAGTTTTTATTTAGAAAAGGATCGTGCCTATCGTAGCGAAGAAGATGTTTTCGAACACTATTCTGAAATAGAAAGAAATAAATTATTTGGTGTGCCCCCGGCTACGGTTTGGGAAAACTTAGAAAATTTTAGTAAATATCCTGAAAAAAAACAAGTTTTACTTACAAATGAAGTATTTAATGAGGATATTCTTAGGTCTTACTCTTTGGCCACAAGAGTGCGTTGGATTACAGAATTAAAAAACCGTATAATTCCTGAAAATGCAAATTTAATAAGAAGCTTTCAACAACTACATAAGAACGAAACCAATTCAGATCTGGATGAAGTAAGATGGACTAAAATTAGTGAATTAAGAAACTATTTATTGAAAGATACTTTACAGCAAAAATCGCTTTTCACACAACTTTATGAGGCTATTGAAGCGGAAGATTTCGGCCAAGTATCTCGACTGCAATTGGAAATGGCTGATAAGATGGATGAAGTCAAGAAACTATATCATATTTATAGTTGTAACATTCTAGATATGGGGAGTATGCATAATTTCGTGTAA
- a CDS encoding cysteine hydrolase produces MDSKKQQTLYYEFVPADAAPIAPDPQKTALLIVDMQNQFVNKDYGDADDARNKGMWDKWEYFYNRLENIVIPNNKKLLDFFRKNKLEVTFGRIACYHKDGRDRSPVQRRPGWNNILLPVGVYGAEIIDELKPLDDEIVVEKTTDSVLTGSNYERILRNMGIEWVVVTGVVTDQCVASTVRSLADVGFEVILVEDCCCAATQELHDAEIMIMNQIYCQVMSADEVINILSKQKEEK; encoded by the coding sequence ATGGATAGCAAAAAACAACAAACATTATACTATGAATTCGTACCTGCTGATGCAGCCCCCATTGCACCAGATCCCCAAAAAACAGCACTTTTAATTGTGGATATGCAGAACCAGTTCGTAAATAAGGATTATGGTGATGCCGATGATGCCCGGAATAAGGGTATGTGGGACAAATGGGAATATTTTTATAACCGTCTGGAGAATATTGTTATTCCTAATAATAAGAAATTATTAGATTTTTTCCGTAAAAACAAGTTGGAAGTGACTTTTGGAAGAATTGCTTGCTATCATAAGGATGGAAGGGATAGATCTCCGGTACAAAGAAGACCGGGTTGGAACAATATACTACTTCCTGTTGGGGTTTATGGAGCGGAAATTATTGATGAACTAAAACCCCTGGATGATGAAATTGTGGTGGAAAAAACAACTGATAGTGTCCTTACCGGCTCCAACTATGAAAGAATCCTTAGGAATATGGGTATTGAATGGGTTGTTGTTACAGGGGTTGTTACAGACCAATGCGTTGCTTCCACTGTAAGAAGCTTAGCTGATGTAGGATTTGAAGTAATCTTAGTGGAAGACTGCTGCTGTGCCGCCACTCAGGAGTTACATGATGCAGAAATTATGATTATGAACCAAATCTATTGCCAAGTAATGAGCGCCGACGAAGTAATAAATATATTAAGCAAACAGAAGGAAGAGAAGTAA